The following proteins are co-located in the Silene latifolia isolate original U9 population chromosome 1, ASM4854445v1, whole genome shotgun sequence genome:
- the LOC141650784 gene encoding uncharacterized protein LOC141650784: protein MTDYFSKWIEAEAMTEVKEQQVISFIKRNIISRFGIPSVIICDNGSQSISDNTEGFYARWNITLRKSAPRYPQTNGQAESSNKIIVENLVKLFGRVGGKWADELPPVLWWDRTTPKMATGQTPFSLVYGAEAVIPSEVLVPTHRYSCQTAEQNKVEMARSLDTVDELRESAYIRMASYKQSVARTYNKNVKIRTLEVGDLVLRKSERVVFKPSSTGCGFLDPGVALEHHETAPGNLHYFRLYNASTKKGFGTNVGYLSDEAHFEGPAPAM, encoded by the exons ATGACCGATTACTTCTCAAAATGGATTGAAGCAGAAGCAATGACAGAGGTAAAGGAGCAACAGGTGATCTCTTTCATCAAGCGCAACATCATAAGCAGATTTGGGATACCATCCGTGATCAtatgcgataatgggtcccagTCCATATCAGACAACACCGAGGGCTTCTATGCAAGATGGAACATAACACTGAGAAAATCAGCCCCCAGATATccacaaaccaacggccaagccgagtccagcaataaaatcattgTGGAGAACCTCGTAAAACTATTTGGAAGAGTTGGGGGAAAATGGGCGGATGAACTACCACCGGTACTCTGGTGGGATAGAACAACACCTAAAATGGCAACTGGTCAAACTCCGTTTAGCCTTGTTTACGGAGCGGAGGCAGTGATACCTTCGGAAGTTCTGGTACCCACGCACAGATACAGCTGTCAGACGGCAGAGCAGAACAAAGTCGAAATGGCCAGAAGTCTGGATACAGTTGATGAGCTACGAGAAAGTGCCTACATACGTATGGCATCGTATAAGCAATCTGTCGCAAGGAcgtacaacaaaaatgtcaagatAAGGACCCTTGAAGTGGGGGACCTTGTACTCAGAAAG tCAGAAAGAGTCGTTTTTAAACCAAGTAGTACAGGAtgtggcttcctggatccaggtgttgccctggaacaccatgagaCAGCACCAGGTAATTTGCACTACTTTAGACTTTATAACGCTTCTACGAAGAAAGGCTTTGGTACTAATGTTGGTTACTTATCAGATGAGGCACACTTTGAGGGTCCAGCCCCTGCCATGTGA